One part of the Calypte anna isolate BGI_N300 chromosome 12, bCalAnn1_v1.p, whole genome shotgun sequence genome encodes these proteins:
- the LMOD3 gene encoding leiomodin-3, translating into MSELSPNSDEEVTPEDINEDEILANLSPEELKELQSEMEVMAPDPQVPIGMIQKDQTEKAPTGSFDHRSLVDYLYWQKASRRMLEDERVPVTLLPSERNAAEEPEGQAGGSSEVANGRVPGAEGKERHYKNEHLSSSGTQSGETKKDGSNKEREEVEEEAEEEEKEEDQTELESKKSYNNANHHSEQISKKPDTEPGQNTEKTDEKERKISKLNIPKKLALDTSFIKLSARPSGNQTNLEESLEKVRKNDPDVKELNLNNIENIPKEMLIDFVNAMKKNKNIKTFSLANVGADDNVAFAMATMLRENRSITTLNMDSNFISGKGIVAILRCLQYNETLTELRFHNQRNMLGHQAEMEIARLLKANSTLLKMGYHFELPGPRMVVTNLLSRNLDKQRQKRQEEQRQQQMKEQRELIAMLENGLGLPPGMWEMLGGQLPQLRMHQPPPAPKPPIPMALSKRQEDRRQPGPEKPQGEQSLSFKELKLKKTQRKPAVPEYVEPTEKTNLKDVIKTLKPIPRKRPPPLVEITPRDQLLNDIRQSNVAYLRPVPLPKQLE; encoded by the exons ATGTCTGAACTCAGCCCAAACTCTGATGAAGAAGTGACCCCTGAGGACATCAACGAAGATGAAATCCTGGCAAACCTGTCCCCTGAGGAGCTAAAGGAGCTGCAGAGTGAGATGGAAGTCATGGCCCCAGATCCCCAAGTCCCAATTGGGATGATACAGAAGGATCAGACAGAGAAAGCCCCCACGGGGAGCTTTGACCACAGGTCCCTGGTTGATTACCTGTACTGGCAGAAGGCATCAAGACGCATGCTTGAGGATGAGAGAGTTCCTGTCACCCTCCTGCCCTCTGAG agaaatgcagcagaagaGCCAGAAGGACAGGCTGGTGGCAGCAGCGAGGTGGCCAACGGGAgggtgccaggagcagagggaaaagagagacaTTACAAAAATGAGCATTTATCCAGCTCAGGAACACAGTCTGGGGAGACAAAGAAAGATGGAAGCAataaggagagagaggaggtggaggaagaagctgaggaggaagagaaggaggaagatcAGACCGAATTGGAATCAAAGAAGAGTTACAACAATGCCAATCATCACAGTGAGCAGATAAGTAAGAAACCAGATACAGAACCAggacaaaatacagaaaaaacagatgaaaaggagaggaaaatatcAAAATTGAACATCCCCAAAAAGTTAGCACTGGATACCAGCTTCATCAAGCTAAGTGCCAGGCCTTCAGGCAACCAAACCAATTTAGAAGAGAGTCTGGAGAAAGTCCGAAAGAATGACCCTGATGTCAAAGAGCTCAACCTGAACAACATAGAAAACATCCCCAAAGAAATGCTGATAGACTTTGTCAATGCCATGAAGAAGAACAAGAACATCAAAACCTTCAGCTTGGCCAACGTGGGGGCTGATGACAACGTGGCCTTCGCCATGGCCACCATGCTGAGGGAGAACAGGAGCATCACCACCCTGAACATGGATTCCAACTTCATCTCTGGCAAAGGGATCGTGGCCATCCTGAGGTGCCTGCAGTACAACGAGACCCTGACCGAGCTCCGTTTCCACAACCAGAGGAACATGCTGGGCCACCAGGCAGAGATGGAGATTGCCAGGCTGCTGAAAGCCAACTCCACCCTCCTGAAAATGGGCTACCACTTCGAGCTGCCAGGCCCCAGGATGGTGGTGACCAACCTGCTCAGCAGAAACCTGGACAAGCAGAGGCAAAAGAGGcaagaggagcagaggcagcagcagatgaaagAGCAGAGGGAGTTGATTGCCATGCTGGAAAATGGACTGGGTTTGCCTCCTGGGATGTGGGAAATGCTGGGGGGGCAGCTGCCCCAGCTGAGGATGCACCAGCCCCCGCCAGCCCCCAAACCACCCATCCCCATGGCTCTGAGCAAAAGGCAGGAGGACAGGAGGCAGCCAGGCCCTGAGAAGCCCCAGGGAGAGCAATCCCTCAGCTTCAAAGAGTTGAAGCTGAAGAAGACCCAGCGCAAACCTGCCGTGCCGGAGTACGTGGAACCCACGGAGAAAACCAACCTGAAAGATGTCATCAAAACCTTGAAACCCATTCCCAGGAAGCGACCACCTCCCCTGGTGGAAATCACCCCCCGGGATCAGCTGCTGAATGACATTCGTCAGAGCAACGTGGCTTATCTGAGACCG